In the genome of Pseudomonas sp. HS6, one region contains:
- the pilV gene encoding type IV pilus modification protein PilV, whose amino-acid sequence MRAGSKGAQEGMSLIEILVALLILTVGLLGAAAVQLNALKYTDSSRMTSQASFIAYDMMDRIRANSGADYTVTPPTSGNLNVTRDQDLYDFTTNIVNFGGPSATGSITLNQRVYTITINWSDARAANTASAPRSFVLTSRAAVDPVASP is encoded by the coding sequence ATGAGGGCAGGGAGCAAAGGTGCACAGGAAGGCATGTCGCTGATCGAAATACTGGTCGCGTTGCTGATTCTGACGGTCGGGTTGCTCGGGGCTGCGGCGGTTCAGCTCAATGCGTTGAAATACACCGACAGCTCGCGCATGACCAGCCAGGCCAGTTTCATCGCCTACGACATGATGGACCGCATCCGCGCCAACTCCGGCGCCGACTACACCGTCACGCCGCCGACCTCGGGCAACCTGAATGTCACCCGGGATCAGGATCTCTACGACTTCACCACCAACATCGTCAATTTCGGCGGGCCGAGCGCCACCGGCAGTATCACGCTCAACCAGCGCGTGTACACCATCACTATCAACTGGAGTGACGCGCGGGCCGCCAACACCGCGAGCGCCCCGCGCAGTTTTGTCCTGACCAGCCGCGCCGCGGTCGATCCGGTGGCCTCGCCATGA
- the fkpB gene encoding FKBP-type peptidyl-prolyl cis-trans isomerase, producing MAEQRIGQNTEVTLHFALRLENGDTVDSTFDKAPATFKVGDGNLLPGFEAALFGFKAGDKRTLTVEPENAFGQPNPQNVQVIPRSQFADMELSPGLLVIFNDAANTELPGVVKEFDDAQVTVDFNHPLAGKTLTFDVEIFSVKAL from the coding sequence TTGGCTGAGCAACGTATCGGCCAGAACACGGAAGTCACCTTGCACTTTGCATTGCGCCTGGAGAACGGCGATACGGTCGACAGTACCTTCGACAAGGCCCCGGCGACCTTCAAGGTCGGCGACGGCAACCTGCTGCCGGGCTTCGAAGCAGCGCTTTTCGGCTTCAAGGCGGGTGACAAGCGCACCCTGACCGTTGAACCGGAAAACGCGTTCGGCCAGCCTAACCCGCAGAACGTGCAGGTCATTCCACGTTCGCAGTTTGCGGACATGGAGCTGTCGCCGGGTCTGCTGGTGATCTTTAATGATGCGGCGAATACTGAGCTGCCGGGTGTGGTGAAAGAGTTTGACGACGCGCAAGTGACCGTCGACTTCAACCACCCGCTGGCCGGCAAGACGCTGACCTTTGACGTGGAAATCTTCTCCGTCAAAGCGCTGTAA
- a CDS encoding GspH/FimT family pseudopilin: MDHRTKGFTLIELLVAVALFVILITMAVPAFTRSIQGSKADTEVGDLQRALNYARLEAIDRGTTLRLRPTAGGSVWTGELSVYDSTGTSANVLRVVPAMSSGATLTLTSGVTALDFNNLGGLAAPSTAVVFSYTLGTQSRTLNVCLNGRIQSGGSCG, translated from the coding sequence ATGGATCATCGTACAAAAGGTTTCACGCTGATCGAGCTATTGGTGGCGGTCGCGTTGTTTGTGATCCTGATCACGATGGCCGTGCCGGCGTTTACCCGCTCGATACAGGGCAGCAAGGCCGACACCGAAGTCGGCGACCTGCAACGGGCGCTCAATTACGCACGCCTGGAAGCCATCGATCGCGGGACCACCCTCCGATTGCGGCCGACCGCCGGGGGCAGCGTCTGGACTGGCGAATTGTCGGTCTACGACAGTACTGGCACTTCGGCCAATGTATTGCGGGTTGTTCCAGCGATGAGCAGTGGTGCAACTCTGACGCTAACCTCAGGAGTGACCGCGCTGGATTTCAACAATCTGGGCGGGCTGGCAGCACCGTCCACGGCGGTGGTGTTCAGTTACACGCTGGGCACGCAAAGCAGGACGCTGAACGTGTGTCTGAACGGACGAATTCAATCGGGTGGAAGCTGCGGATGA
- the ispH gene encoding 4-hydroxy-3-methylbut-2-enyl diphosphate reductase codes for MQIKLANPRGFCAGVDRAIEIVNRALEVFGPPIYVRHEVVHNKFVVEDLRSRGAIFVEELDQVPDDVIVIFSAHGVSQAVRTEAAGRGLKVFDATCPLVTKVHIEVAKYSRDGRECILIGHAGHPEVEGTMGQYDASNGGAIYLVEDEKDVAELQVHNPDKLAFVTQTTLSMDDTSRVIDALRSRFPAIGGPRKDDICYATQNRQDAVKQLADECDVVLVVGSPNSSNSNRLRELAERMATPAYLIDGAEDLQKSWFDGVERIGITAGASAPEVLVRGVIQQLQAWGATGADELAGREENITFSMPKELRVRSI; via the coding sequence ATGCAAATCAAACTCGCCAACCCCCGTGGCTTCTGCGCCGGCGTGGACCGGGCGATCGAAATCGTCAACCGCGCCCTGGAAGTCTTCGGGCCACCGATCTATGTGCGTCATGAAGTGGTGCACAACAAGTTCGTCGTCGAGGACCTGCGCAGTCGTGGCGCGATCTTCGTCGAAGAGCTGGATCAGGTGCCGGACGACGTCATCGTGATCTTCAGTGCCCATGGCGTATCGCAAGCCGTGCGTACCGAGGCCGCCGGTCGTGGCCTGAAAGTGTTCGACGCCACCTGCCCGCTGGTGACCAAGGTGCACATCGAAGTCGCCAAATACAGCCGTGACGGCCGTGAATGCATCCTGATCGGCCACGCCGGTCACCCGGAAGTCGAAGGCACCATGGGCCAATACGACGCCAGCAACGGCGGTGCGATCTACCTTGTCGAAGACGAGAAAGATGTTGCCGAATTGCAGGTGCATAACCCGGACAAACTGGCCTTCGTGACTCAGACCACCTTGTCGATGGACGACACCAGTCGAGTCATCGACGCGTTGCGCTCCCGTTTTCCGGCCATCGGTGGCCCGCGCAAGGACGATATCTGCTACGCCACGCAGAACCGTCAGGACGCGGTCAAGCAATTGGCCGACGAATGCGACGTGGTGTTGGTGGTCGGCAGCCCTAACAGCTCCAACTCCAATCGTCTGCGCGAGCTGGCCGAACGCATGGCCACGCCGGCGTACCTGATCGACGGTGCCGAAGACCTGCAAAAGAGCTGGTTCGATGGCGTCGAGCGCATCGGTATCACCGCCGGGGCCTCTGCACCTGAAGTGTTGGTGCGTGGCGTGATCCAGCAGCTGCAGGCCTGGGGCGCCACCGGTGCCGACGAGTTGGCCGGGCGAGAAGAGAACATCACGTTCTCGATGCCTAAAGAGCTGCGCGTACGTTCGATCTGA
- the lspA gene encoding signal peptidase II — protein MPNAVGRFGRLSWLWLSLLVLVIDQASKFYFEGKLEMYQQIVIIPDYFSWTLAYNTGAAFSFLADSSGWQRWLFALIAVVVSAVLVVWLKRLGRNETWLAVALALVLGGALGNLYDRIALGHVIDFILVHWQNRWYFPAFNFADSAITVGAVMLALDMFKSKKTGETVHD, from the coding sequence ATGCCTAATGCCGTTGGCCGTTTCGGACGGCTGAGCTGGCTCTGGTTGAGTTTGCTGGTTCTGGTCATCGACCAGGCCAGCAAGTTTTACTTCGAAGGCAAGCTCGAGATGTACCAGCAGATCGTGATCATTCCCGATTACTTCAGCTGGACCCTGGCCTACAACACGGGCGCGGCATTCAGCTTCCTGGCTGACAGCTCCGGCTGGCAGCGCTGGCTGTTCGCCCTGATCGCGGTTGTGGTCAGTGCGGTGCTGGTGGTCTGGCTGAAGCGACTGGGCCGCAACGAAACCTGGCTGGCCGTCGCGTTGGCACTGGTGCTGGGCGGCGCGCTGGGCAATTTGTATGACCGCATTGCCCTGGGCCATGTGATCGATTTCATTCTGGTGCACTGGCAGAACCGCTGGTACTTCCCGGCGTTCAACTTCGCCGACAGCGCCATCACAGTGGGTGCGGTGATGCTGGCACTGGATATGTTCAAAAGTAAGAAAACCGGAGAAACCGTTCATGACTGA
- a CDS encoding PilW family protein has translation MKRHNQGFGLIEMLIALALGLIIVLGVVQTFLAAKNTYVSQNTSAAMQEDARFVLSKMIQELRMVGMFGCLGTITDSSTSGDFNAAQITPISWDNTNLKLTLVTADVGGAGGTPTWTVVSDCRNSSTAYTGVRAPATGQLGFPIRRLVYSFSNNQILMGTGSGTPTQQVLVSNVSAFTVLFGLASTATDVAASTYSSNPSDPARIRSVRLSLTLTDPANRIANQTFNVVAALRNRLQ, from the coding sequence ATGAAGCGCCATAACCAGGGTTTCGGTCTGATCGAAATGCTCATCGCATTGGCGCTGGGGCTGATCATCGTACTGGGCGTCGTACAAACCTTTCTAGCGGCGAAGAACACCTACGTCAGCCAGAACACCTCGGCTGCCATGCAGGAAGATGCGCGGTTCGTGTTGAGCAAGATGATTCAGGAATTGCGCATGGTCGGGATGTTCGGCTGCCTGGGGACGATCACCGATTCCAGTACCAGCGGCGATTTCAACGCCGCCCAGATCACGCCGATCAGTTGGGACAACACCAACCTCAAGCTGACGCTGGTCACCGCCGACGTCGGTGGCGCGGGCGGGACGCCGACCTGGACGGTGGTGTCCGACTGCCGCAACAGTTCAACGGCCTATACAGGCGTGCGAGCACCGGCGACCGGGCAACTCGGGTTTCCGATCCGGCGTCTGGTCTACAGCTTCAGCAACAACCAGATCCTGATGGGCACCGGCAGCGGCACGCCGACTCAACAAGTGCTGGTGAGCAACGTCAGTGCCTTCACCGTCCTGTTTGGTCTGGCCAGTACCGCGACCGATGTGGCTGCCTCGACCTACAGCAGCAACCCCAGTGATCCGGCACGCATCCGCAGCGTGCGCCTGAGCCTGACCCTCACCGATCCGGCCAACCGGATCGCCAATCAAACCTTCAACGTGGTTGCCGCGCTGCGCAACCGCTTGCAGTGA
- a CDS encoding GspH/FimT family pseudopilin, producing MRQQGFSLVELLMGLTIGAIVLSLVSPAFATLMESNQRQQAAESLISGIRTARTQAITRNQSVVIHGIGGDWSQGWRIILDVSGQGAEDSSNPLLMEHSSDGRIPIVGNWFVSRYIRFSSLGQPLMPGRAFQAGKLHICSTREPVSQLQLVLAATGRVRLASEKAEQALCRKDKAVRSNVRAAL from the coding sequence ATGCGGCAACAGGGTTTCAGTCTGGTCGAACTGCTTATGGGACTAACGATCGGCGCAATTGTTCTGTCGCTGGTCAGCCCGGCGTTTGCAACACTGATGGAGTCAAACCAGCGGCAACAAGCGGCGGAGTCGCTGATCAGCGGGATCCGCACCGCCCGCACTCAGGCGATCACGCGCAATCAGAGCGTGGTGATTCACGGCATCGGCGGGGACTGGAGCCAAGGCTGGCGGATCATTCTGGATGTCAGTGGCCAGGGTGCGGAGGACAGCAGCAATCCGCTGCTGATGGAGCACTCCAGTGATGGGCGAATACCCATTGTCGGCAACTGGTTCGTCAGTCGGTACATTCGGTTCAGCAGTCTGGGGCAACCGCTGATGCCCGGGCGGGCGTTTCAGGCAGGAAAACTACATATCTGTTCGACCCGCGAACCGGTCAGCCAGCTTCAACTGGTGCTGGCGGCGACCGGTCGCGTGCGCCTGGCCAGCGAAAAGGCTGAACAGGCGTTGTGTCGAAAGGATAAAGCGGTCAGATCGAACGTACGCGCAGCTCTTTAG